Part of the Alphaproteobacteria bacterium genome, CGGGCCGTTCCCGGGCGAGGTTTACCACCTCCCCTACCCCAACCGCTTCCATGACGTCTCAGCCGAGGACTCTTTGAGGGCGCTCGAGTTTCTCTTCAAGGCCGATGTGGAGCCGAGCCGCGTCGCGGCGATGCTAATCGAGCCCGTGCAGGGCGAAGGCGGCTTTTACATCGCACCCTTCGAGTTCCTTCGCGAGCTGCGGAAGGTCTGCGACCGGCACGGCATCCTGCTTGTCGCGGACGAAATCCAATGCGGCTTCGGCCGCACGGGCAAGATGTTCGCGATCGAGCATGCCGGCGTGCAAGCGGACCTCGTCACGATGGCCAAGAGCCTCGGCGGCGGCATGCCGCTCTCGGCGGTCACGGGCCGTGCCGAGATCATGGATGCGGTCGAGCCGGGCGGGCTCGGCGGCACCTACGCGGGAAATCCGGTTGCTTGTGCCGCGGCCCTCGCCGTTCTCGAGGTCTTCGAGGAGGAGAAACTACTCGAGCGCAGTACGAAGATCGGCGAGCGCGTCGTGCGACGGATGAACGAGCTTGCGGCGACCAACCGTTTCCCGTGCATCGGCGAAGTACGAGGCCTCGGCGGCATGGTCGCAATCGAGCTTGTCGAGGACCGCACGACGAAGACGCCCGCGGCGGCACTCACCAAACGCTGGGCGACGCAAAGCCTCAAGAACGGGCTTATCCTCCTGACGTGCGGCGTCTATGGAAACGTGGCCCGCGTTCTGGTGCCGCTCACCGCAAGCGACGCGATCGTTGAAGAGGGTCTCAAGATCATGGAGCGCTCCCTCGAGGAAGCCCTCGCCGCCTGAGCCTCTGCTTCTTTCCCGACCGCGCGCGGGTGAACGCTTCGTCGTTCCTTTCCGGGCAAGTGCATCGGCGCGCGGCCGCCGATGCCTGCCCGTGCGGGACATCACAGCATCGGCAAGCCCTGGCGGGCGCCACGCGGAAAAGCCCGGTCGATTTGCGCAATCTCGGCGGCGCTGAGCTTTAAGCCGTCGCCGCCCGCGTTCTCGACCACGTGCTCGACGCTGGCTGCCTTTGGAATCGCAAACGTTCCCTTATGGCGGATAAGAAAGGCGAGCGCCACCTGACGCGGGGTGGCGCCACGGGCGTTGGCGATTTCGGCGAGCACTTTGCCACCCGACGAGCGAGGGGCGGGAAAGTCTCCTTGGCCGAAGGGACTATAGGCGACGACGGCAACATCGTGCTTTTCGCACCACGGGATGACGCCGTGCTCGATCGCGCGCTCGCGCAAATGGTACAGCACCTGATTGCAGGCGACCTTCCCGGGGCCCGCGATCGCAAGCACCTCGTCGAGGTCGGAAACGTCGAAATTCGACACACCCCACGAGAGGACCTTGCCGTCGGCCTGCAAAGTCTCGAGTGCCGCGACGGTATCGGCAAGCGGATAGCTGCCCCGCCAATGGAGAAGGTAACAGTCGAGTCGGTCCGTCTTCAGTCGCTTCAGAGAGTTTTCGCAGGCCTCGATCGTGCCCTTGCGCGACGCGTTGCTTGGCAGAACCTTCGAGACGATGAACAACCCGTCGCGCCGGCCGGCGATGGCCTCGGCGACGATCTCCTCCGCCCGGCCAGAACCATACATTTCGGCCGTATCGATATGGGTCATGCCAAGATCGATTCCGCGGCGGAGCGCTGCAACGGCACTCGGACGGCGATCCCTTTCGATGTTCCAAGTCCCTTGGCCAACCGCGGCGACTTGCACGCCCGTGGCACCGAATTTCCGTTGTTGCATCGCGATACTCCCGTTCGCCGCGGGCTTGGGAGACACGGTAAAGATTGCAAGCCTCGCCCGAGCCCGAATCGTTATCTATCGCGTCTTGCGCGGAGATGCCAGGGTTGCACGGCCGGCTATGCCCTGGGATACCCGCGATCCCAATCATTCGCGGGCGAAGCTGCTTGCGACAAAGGCTCGAGGAAGGCCAAAATCGCGGCCCGAAGGCCGCCAAGTCGGGGCTGTCTGGAATTTTTACCGAAGAGTGCAACAGTGACGCAGTCCATCTCACGGCGGGGATTTATCGATCTGGTGGGGCGAATGGGGGGTGCCGCCGCGGTTTACGAGACCATGTCGGCAATGGGGCTGTTACGCGTGCCCGGGGCCTATGCGGGGCCACCGTCGCTAGCGCCGCATTCGGGACGCGGGACGCATGTGGCGATCCTGGGTGCTGGGCTTGCCGGAATGACGGCCGCCTACGAGCTGTCGCGCGCTGGTTACCGCTGCACCATTCTCGAGGCGCGGCACCGTGCGGGCGGTCGCACATGGACCCTCCGTCGGGGCGACCTGGTCGAGGAGGCCGACAGCCGACAACGATGCGGGTTTTCGCCAGGCGAAGAGATGTACCTCAACCCCGGCCCCGCGCGGATTCCGCAACATCACCAAGCATTGCTCGGCTATTGCCGACATTTTGGCGTCGCCCTCGAGGCGATGGTGAACGAGAACCGCAACGCCTTTTTTCAAAGCGATCAGGCATTCGGCGGCAAACCAATTCGCCAGCGCCAGTTCATCAGCAGCAGCCGAGGCTATATCGCGGAGTTGCTGGCGAAAGCGGTCAATCAACGCGCCCTCGATCAAGCGCTCAGCGAAGAGGACCAGCACCGATTTCTCGAAATGCTGCGCGAATTCGGCTCGCTCGACCGCGCATACGAGTTCAAGGGCTCGTCACGCCTCGGCAATAGCGAATGGCCGGGTGCCGGCGATCAGAAAGGCGTGCAGCTCGAGCCCCTGCCGCTGCCGGAGCTGTTGAAGCCGGTGTTCGCATACTTCCAGCTTAATTGGAGCGAGCTTATCGATTTCGCGCCGACGATGCTGCAGCCCAAGGGAGGCATGGACCAAATCGCCAAGGCTTTCGAGGCGCGGGTTCATCCCATGATCCACTACGGTGCCGAGGTGCTGGCCGTCAGGCGGGAAGGCGACGGTGTGCGCATCCACTATCGACGGGGTGCCGACAAGGCGCGTGAGGCGCTCGTGGCCGACTATTGCATCTGCGCCATTCCGTTGAGCGTGCTTCGCGGAATCGAGACCGATCTTTCGAGCGCGTTCAGGGAGGCGATCGCCGCACCCCCTTACAGTGCCGTGGTCAAGATCGGATTTGAGGCCAAGCGCCGCTTCTGGGAGGAGGACGAGCAGATCTATGGCGGTATCTCCTGGATCGACGACGACGTGACCCAGATTTGGTATCCCTCCACCGGATTCCACGCGAAGCGCGGAATTCTGCTCGGCGCCTATATCTGGAGCGACGAGAGGGCGGAGCGCATGGGGGCACTCAGCCCCGCCGAGCGTCTCGCGGCATCGCTCAAGAGCGGTGAAAAGCTTCATCCGGCCTATGCGCGCGATCTTGCCCGCGGCATCTCGGTTGCTTGGCACAAGATTCCCTTCAATCGCGGTGCTTGGGTCGAGTGGACCAAGGAAACGCGCGCAAGCGCTTATGAAACCCTCATCCGCGGCGAGCCGCCGGTCTACCTCGCGGGCGAGCACATGAGCTATGTGACCGCATGGCAGGAGGGCGCCATCCTCTCGGCCCATGCGACAGTCAAGGCGATCGACGACCGGGTGCGGGCCAAAAAGGCTTGATCTCAACTGGGGATTGTCGAGATTGTCGGCGCCGATAATCGCAAGCTGTCGCGATATCCGGCCCAGCAAGCAGAAGCCCATTGGAGCAAAAAGACGCCCGACCTGGACGCCCCCGAATTGGGCCAAGGCGCTCACTTATTCGCCAAGGCCCGAAACGATCCGTCTCGTCCGTAGTAATTCATCCAGGAACTTCGACCTGATCGCTCATTCCTCAATCGATCTCAGCGCACTCTTACGATGAGGGTCCGGCCGGCCTTGGGGACAAGCGCCCGGTAGCCAATTTCCCACAGTATTTCTGGACTTTCCCCCGGAAGGTCATCAT contains:
- the gabT gene encoding 4-aminobutyrate--2-oxoglutarate transaminase; translated protein: MTTNHELLERRNNAVPRGVATATGVFAARAENAEVWDVEGKRYIDFAGGIAVLNTGHRHPKVMNAIQKQLERFTHPCFQVTPYEPYIALAEKLNRLAPCKGPNKTIFLTTGAEAIENAIKIARGATKRPAVISFVGGFHGRTLMTMALTGKVDPYKKGFGPFPGEVYHLPYPNRFHDVSAEDSLRALEFLFKADVEPSRVAAMLIEPVQGEGGFYIAPFEFLRELRKVCDRHGILLVADEIQCGFGRTGKMFAIEHAGVQADLVTMAKSLGGGMPLSAVTGRAEIMDAVEPGGLGGTYAGNPVACAAALAVLEVFEEEKLLERSTKIGERVVRRMNELAATNRFPCIGEVRGLGGMVAIELVEDRTTKTPAAALTKRWATQSLKNGLILLTCGVYGNVARVLVPLTASDAIVEEGLKIMERSLEEALAA
- a CDS encoding aldo/keto reductase; this translates as MQQRKFGATGVQVAAVGQGTWNIERDRRPSAVAALRRGIDLGMTHIDTAEMYGSGRAEEIVAEAIAGRRDGLFIVSKVLPSNASRKGTIEACENSLKRLKTDRLDCYLLHWRGSYPLADTVAALETLQADGKVLSWGVSNFDVSDLDEVLAIAGPGKVACNQVLYHLRERAIEHGVIPWCEKHDVAVVAYSPFGQGDFPAPRSSGGKVLAEIANARGATPRQVALAFLIRHKGTFAIPKAASVEHVVENAGGDGLKLSAAEIAQIDRAFPRGARQGLPML
- a CDS encoding flavin monoamine oxidase family protein — protein: MTQSISRRGFIDLVGRMGGAAAVYETMSAMGLLRVPGAYAGPPSLAPHSGRGTHVAILGAGLAGMTAAYELSRAGYRCTILEARHRAGGRTWTLRRGDLVEEADSRQRCGFSPGEEMYLNPGPARIPQHHQALLGYCRHFGVALEAMVNENRNAFFQSDQAFGGKPIRQRQFISSSRGYIAELLAKAVNQRALDQALSEEDQHRFLEMLREFGSLDRAYEFKGSSRLGNSEWPGAGDQKGVQLEPLPLPELLKPVFAYFQLNWSELIDFAPTMLQPKGGMDQIAKAFEARVHPMIHYGAEVLAVRREGDGVRIHYRRGADKAREALVADYCICAIPLSVLRGIETDLSSAFREAIAAPPYSAVVKIGFEAKRRFWEEDEQIYGGISWIDDDVTQIWYPSTGFHAKRGILLGAYIWSDERAERMGALSPAERLAASLKSGEKLHPAYARDLARGISVAWHKIPFNRGAWVEWTKETRASAYETLIRGEPPVYLAGEHMSYVTAWQEGAILSAHATVKAIDDRVRAKKA